In Azotosporobacter soli, one DNA window encodes the following:
- a CDS encoding fucose isomerase, with protein MENIPKVRLGIVAMSRDCFPVELSVTRRANVVKACTASGIELFEAKTAVEKESDVLQALSELKDAGVNALVVYLGNFGPEGPETLLAQKFGGPSMFVAAAEEAEGNLIDGRGDAYCGMLNASYNLGLRKLRPYIPEYPVGTPDEVAGMIGDFSDIARIMLGLSGLKIISFGPRPQDFLACNAPVKPLYDLGVEIMENSELDLFEAFNQHAGDARIPGVVKEMEEELGGGNGYPGILAKLAQYELTLRDWAAKHKGASDYVVFANKCWPAFQTQFGFVPCYVNSRLAASGIPVACETDIYGALSEYIITCATQLPATLLDINNSVPKDMYENNRTQFAGYTLKDLFMGFHCGNTPSSCMKNCSMKYQLIMHRLLEADKEPDISRGTLEGAIRPGAITFFRLQGTADCKLRSYVAEGEIIDVDPKSFGGIGIFAIKEMGRFYRHVLIAKRYPHHGGVAFKHSGKALFAAMKLLGVKDVAFNQPANMLYKDENPF; from the coding sequence ATGGAGAATATTCCAAAAGTAAGACTCGGCATCGTTGCCATGAGCAGAGACTGCTTTCCCGTCGAACTGAGCGTAACGCGGCGCGCGAACGTCGTAAAGGCTTGCACGGCGAGCGGCATCGAACTGTTTGAAGCCAAAACGGCGGTCGAGAAAGAAAGCGACGTCCTGCAGGCGCTGAGCGAACTGAAAGACGCGGGCGTCAACGCACTGGTTGTGTACCTGGGCAATTTTGGGCCGGAAGGTCCGGAAACGCTGCTGGCGCAGAAATTCGGCGGGCCGTCGATGTTCGTCGCGGCCGCGGAAGAAGCCGAAGGTAATTTGATCGATGGGCGCGGCGACGCATACTGCGGCATGCTGAATGCCTCGTATAACCTGGGGCTGCGTAAACTGAGACCGTATATCCCCGAATACCCGGTGGGCACGCCGGATGAAGTCGCCGGCATGATCGGCGATTTCAGCGACATCGCCCGCATCATGCTGGGTCTTTCCGGACTGAAGATCATCAGTTTCGGGCCGCGCCCGCAGGACTTTCTGGCCTGCAACGCACCGGTCAAACCGCTCTATGACTTGGGCGTCGAGATTATGGAGAACTCGGAACTCGACCTATTCGAAGCGTTCAATCAACATGCGGGCGACGCAAGAATTCCCGGCGTCGTCAAGGAGATGGAAGAGGAACTGGGCGGCGGCAACGGTTATCCGGGCATCCTCGCCAAACTGGCGCAGTATGAACTTACGCTCAGGGATTGGGCTGCGAAGCATAAAGGCGCCTCCGACTATGTCGTCTTTGCCAACAAATGCTGGCCTGCTTTTCAGACACAGTTCGGTTTCGTTCCCTGCTATGTGAACTCACGCCTGGCCGCAAGCGGCATCCCGGTTGCCTGTGAGACCGACATCTATGGCGCGCTGAGCGAATACATCATCACCTGCGCGACGCAGCTGCCGGCGACGCTGCTCGATATCAACAATTCCGTGCCGAAGGACATGTACGAGAACAACCGTACGCAGTTCGCCGGATACACGCTGAAAGACCTCTTCATGGGCTTTCACTGCGGCAACACACCGTCGAGCTGCATGAAGAACTGCTCGATGAAATACCAGCTGATCATGCATCGCTTGCTTGAAGCCGACAAAGAACCCGATATCTCGCGCGGCACGCTCGAGGGAGCGATCCGGCCGGGCGCGATCACGTTCTTTAGGCTGCAGGGAACGGCTGACTGCAAACTGCGCAGCTATGTCGCCGAAGGAGAGATCATCGACGTCGACCCGAAATCGTTCGGCGGCATCGGCATTTTCGCGATTAAGGAGATGGGACGTTTTTACCGGCATGTGCTGATTGCCAAGCGCTATCCGCATCACGGCGGCGTCGCGTTCAAGCACTCCGGCAAAGCGCTGTTCGCCGCGATGAAACTGCTCGGCGTGAAGGACGTGGCGTTCAACCAACCGGCCAACATGCTCTATAAAGATGAAAACCCTTTTTAA
- the yjfF gene encoding galactofuranose ABC transporter, permease protein YjfF, with the protein MGKLKLNYKYISLYITILLFSGLFAAGSMLYDGFFSLQVLLNMLIDNAFLIVTAIGMTFVLIIGGIDISVGAVIALICMLSAHLLSVRHISAFIVLPAMLLVGMAFGFGQGYLIQKFKLQPFIATLAGMFLARGLCYVISIDTIMISDPFYMQMSTYKIPMPFDTHISISVVIALATLLAGLYLANFTKFGRTAYAIGGNEQSAVLMGLPVARTKILVYTLNGFCSALAGIVFSFYMLSGYGLHGVGLEMDAIASVVIGGTPLSGGIGFVTGTLFGVLIQGAIQTLIMFQGTLSSWWTKIAIASLLCVFIILHKLIISRREGRKSIA; encoded by the coding sequence GTGGGAAAATTGAAGCTAAATTATAAATACATTTCCTTATATATCACGATCCTATTATTCTCCGGGCTGTTTGCCGCAGGCTCGATGCTGTACGACGGATTCTTTTCGCTGCAGGTGCTCTTGAATATGCTGATCGATAACGCGTTTCTGATCGTCACCGCGATCGGCATGACGTTCGTGCTGATCATTGGAGGCATCGACATTTCCGTCGGCGCGGTTATTGCGCTCATCTGCATGCTCTCGGCGCATCTGCTTAGCGTAAGGCACATCAGTGCGTTTATCGTTTTGCCCGCGATGCTGCTGGTGGGAATGGCGTTCGGCTTCGGGCAGGGATATCTGATCCAGAAATTCAAGCTGCAGCCTTTTATTGCGACACTGGCCGGGATGTTCCTGGCGCGCGGCCTCTGCTACGTAATCAGCATCGATACGATCATGATCAGCGATCCGTTTTATATGCAGATGTCCACGTATAAGATCCCGATGCCGTTTGATACGCATATCTCAATCAGCGTCGTGATCGCGCTGGCCACGCTGCTGGCCGGACTATACCTGGCGAACTTCACGAAATTCGGTCGCACCGCCTATGCGATCGGCGGCAATGAACAATCCGCCGTCTTGATGGGCTTGCCGGTTGCCAGAACCAAAATACTGGTCTATACGCTCAATGGTTTTTGCTCCGCACTCGCGGGCATCGTCTTCAGTTTTTACATGCTCTCCGGTTACGGTCTGCACGGCGTCGGGCTCGAAATGGACGCGATCGCTTCGGTCGTCATCGGCGGCACGCCGCTCTCCGGCGGCATCGGCTTCGTCACCGGCACGCTGTTCGGCGTATTGATCCAAGGCGCGATCCAGACGCTCATCATGTTCCAGGGCACGCTCAGTTCCTGGTGGACGAAGATCGCGATCGCCTCGCTGCTTTGCGTCTTCATCATCTTGCATAAGCTGATCATCTCACGCCGGGAAGGGCGCAAATCGATCGCCTAG
- a CDS encoding ABC transporter substrate-binding protein, producing MKKILKVGALLVATTLMVALGGCGSKDKPAEAPKADKKIVVGFAQIGAESEWRTANTESIKSSMAAAGMDLKFSDAQQKQENQIKAIRSFIQQKVDVIAFSPVVETGWDAVLQEAKAAKIPVVLTDRAVKLSSGNPEDFYVTFMGSDFKEEGKRAAKWLVDFMKKGSEPVNVVELQGTTGSAPAIDRKTGWEEVMKDHPNYKIIKSQTGDFTRAKGKEVMESFLKSAKAEGQKIDVLYAHNDDMAIGAIQAIEEAGLKPGKDIIIVSIDGVKGAFEAMIAGKLNCSVECSPLLGPQLVEVVKDLVAGKQIPKRILTNEGVFPADVAAKELPNRKY from the coding sequence ATGAAAAAAATCTTGAAAGTCGGCGCACTTCTGGTCGCAACCACATTGATGGTCGCGTTGGGCGGTTGCGGAAGCAAAGACAAGCCGGCAGAGGCGCCGAAGGCCGACAAGAAAATCGTAGTCGGCTTTGCGCAAATTGGTGCAGAAAGCGAGTGGCGGACAGCCAATACGGAGTCCATCAAATCGTCGATGGCCGCAGCAGGGATGGACCTGAAATTCTCCGATGCCCAGCAAAAGCAAGAAAATCAGATCAAAGCCATTCGTTCCTTTATCCAACAAAAAGTCGATGTAATCGCGTTCTCCCCAGTTGTTGAAACAGGTTGGGACGCAGTGCTGCAAGAAGCCAAAGCGGCTAAGATTCCTGTGGTTCTGACGGACCGCGCGGTCAAACTGAGCAGCGGCAATCCGGAAGACTTTTATGTGACCTTCATGGGTTCCGACTTTAAAGAAGAAGGCAAACGCGCCGCTAAATGGCTGGTTGACTTCATGAAAAAAGGCAGCGAACCGGTAAATGTCGTTGAGCTGCAAGGCACCACCGGCTCGGCTCCGGCGATCGACCGCAAGACCGGCTGGGAAGAAGTCATGAAAGACCATCCGAACTACAAAATCATCAAATCGCAAACCGGCGATTTCACCCGTGCCAAAGGCAAAGAAGTCATGGAATCTTTCTTGAAATCGGCTAAAGCCGAAGGTCAAAAAATTGACGTTCTCTACGCTCACAATGACGACATGGCGATCGGAGCAATCCAAGCCATTGAAGAAGCCGGTTTAAAACCTGGCAAAGACATCATCATCGTATCGATTGACGGCGTAAAAGGCGCTTTCGAAGCGATGATCGCAGGAAAATTGAACTGTTCGGTAGAATGCAGCCCGCTGCTTGGACCGCAACTGGTTGAAGTAGTAAAAGATCTGGTTGCCGGAAAACAAATTCCGAAACGCATTCTGACCAACGAAGGCGTGTTCCCGGCTGACGTAGCGGCTAAAGAACTGCCGAACCGCAAATACTAA
- a CDS encoding FGGY-family carbohydrate kinase, with protein MSLARSEMKNAVENGQTTIGIELGSTRIKTVLIGSDNKPIASGSHDWENRCVDDIWTYSIEDIWQGVQSSYQDMAQCVKKEFGVSIRTTGAIGFSGMMHGYMVFDAQEKLLVPFRTWRNNITGPASQELTELFGYPIPQRWSIAHLYQAILKREEHVAKISRMTTLAGYVHGKLTGENVLGVGEASGVFPIDLKTQRFNARMIEQFNEKIAAQGLGWRLEDILPTVLTAGTQAGVLSAAGAKLLDVSGELQPGIPFCPPEGDAGTGMVATNSVAARTGNVSAGTSVFAMIVLEKELSKAYPEIDLVTTPDGKLVAMAHSNNCSSDYDAWINLFGQAIKALGMDVDKSTLYNTLLNAALKGDADCGGLLAYGYVSGEHITHFAEGRPLFTRAANSNFSLENFMRVNLFTALGALRTGVNILLEQENVKVDKILGHGGFFKVKGVGQKIMAAALNTPVSIMENAGEGGAWGIALLASYLVNRAEKESLPEFLKNRVFAGTQASTVRPEPADVAGFNAFMQRYHQGLAIERAAIEHLK; from the coding sequence ATGAGCCTTGCACGTAGTGAAATGAAAAACGCCGTCGAGAACGGCCAAACCACGATCGGAATCGAACTCGGCTCGACGCGCATTAAGACCGTTCTGATCGGCAGCGACAACAAGCCGATCGCGTCCGGCAGCCATGATTGGGAAAACCGGTGTGTCGACGACATCTGGACGTACAGCATTGAGGACATCTGGCAAGGGGTGCAGTCGAGCTACCAGGACATGGCTCAATGCGTCAAAAAGGAATTCGGCGTGAGCATCAGGACGACCGGAGCGATCGGCTTCAGCGGCATGATGCACGGCTATATGGTCTTCGATGCGCAAGAGAAGCTGCTTGTGCCGTTCCGTACCTGGCGCAACAACATAACCGGTCCGGCGTCGCAGGAACTGACCGAGCTGTTCGGCTATCCGATTCCGCAGCGCTGGAGCATCGCGCATCTCTATCAGGCCATTCTCAAGCGCGAAGAACATGTCGCGAAAATCAGCCGCATGACGACGCTGGCCGGGTATGTGCACGGCAAGCTGACCGGAGAGAACGTGCTCGGCGTCGGCGAAGCGTCCGGCGTCTTCCCGATCGACTTGAAGACGCAGCGCTTCAACGCACGGATGATCGAACAGTTCAATGAGAAGATCGCAGCGCAGGGCCTCGGCTGGCGTCTCGAAGATATCCTGCCGACCGTTCTGACAGCCGGGACGCAGGCGGGCGTACTGAGCGCAGCCGGAGCGAAACTGCTCGACGTTTCCGGCGAACTGCAGCCGGGCATTCCGTTCTGTCCGCCGGAAGGCGATGCGGGCACCGGCATGGTCGCCACAAACAGCGTCGCGGCGCGCACAGGCAATGTCTCTGCCGGAACCTCGGTCTTCGCGATGATCGTACTGGAAAAGGAACTTTCCAAAGCCTATCCGGAAATCGATCTGGTCACGACGCCGGACGGCAAGCTCGTCGCGATGGCGCACTCGAACAACTGCTCCTCGGACTATGATGCCTGGATCAATCTGTTCGGCCAGGCGATCAAGGCGCTGGGCATGGATGTCGACAAATCGACGCTTTACAACACGCTGCTGAACGCGGCGCTAAAAGGCGATGCGGATTGCGGCGGGCTGCTGGCCTACGGCTACGTTTCCGGCGAACACATCACGCACTTCGCCGAAGGACGCCCGCTCTTCACGCGTGCGGCAAACAGCAATTTCAGCCTGGAGAACTTCATGCGCGTCAACCTCTTTACCGCGCTCGGTGCGCTGCGCACTGGGGTGAACATCCTGCTGGAGCAGGAGAACGTGAAGGTCGACAAGATCTTAGGGCATGGCGGCTTCTTCAAGGTGAAGGGCGTCGGCCAGAAAATCATGGCGGCCGCACTGAATACGCCGGTCTCGATCATGGAAAATGCCGGAGAGGGCGGCGCCTGGGGTATCGCGCTGCTGGCCTCGTATCTGGTTAACCGCGCAGAAAAGGAGTCGCTGCCGGAATTCTTGAAAAATCGCGTCTTCGCCGGCACGCAGGCCAGCACCGTCCGGCCCGAACCTGCCGATGTGGCCGGTTTTAACGCCTTCATGCAACGTTATCATCAAGGGCTCGCCATCGAACGCGCGG
- a CDS encoding ABC transporter permease encodes MSIKEGWERFSKSQLFWPILALAIVLLFNLIFTKDFFSIEIKEGHLYGVAIDILNRAAPLMILATGMTLVIATGGGGVDVSVGSVIAISGAVAAALIGGSLQYVDGVQQFVTNVSMPVAILAALAVATLLGAWNGFLVAKIGIQPIVATLILLVAGRGLAQLVTQGQIITIYYKPFSYIGTGFLLGLPFTIFIVAALFGLTYYMVRKTAMGLFIESIGINASASRFSGINVSKYVFMVYAFCGFCAGVAGLIICSNVSSADGNNAGLFMELDAILAVALGGNSTSGGRFTLVGSLIGALVIQSITTSIYALGVPPEITLVVKALVVIAICLMQSEEFRKTLQRKGSTNRGNQCGKIEAKL; translated from the coding sequence ATGAGCATAAAAGAAGGATGGGAGAGATTTTCTAAGTCACAGTTGTTCTGGCCAATCCTTGCCTTGGCTATCGTGTTATTATTCAACCTGATCTTTACCAAGGACTTCTTCAGCATCGAGATCAAAGAAGGTCATCTCTACGGCGTTGCGATCGACATCCTGAATCGCGCCGCGCCGCTGATGATCCTCGCCACCGGGATGACGCTCGTCATCGCCACCGGCGGGGGCGGCGTCGATGTCTCGGTCGGTTCGGTGATCGCGATTTCCGGCGCGGTGGCCGCCGCGCTGATCGGCGGCAGTCTGCAGTATGTCGACGGCGTGCAGCAGTTCGTGACCAATGTCTCGATGCCGGTCGCGATTCTGGCCGCACTGGCTGTCGCGACGCTGCTTGGGGCTTGGAACGGGTTCTTGGTAGCGAAGATAGGCATCCAGCCGATCGTCGCCACGCTGATTTTGCTCGTGGCCGGTCGCGGTTTGGCGCAACTGGTCACGCAGGGACAGATCATCACGATCTATTACAAACCGTTCAGTTATATCGGCACCGGATTCTTGCTTGGTCTGCCGTTCACGATCTTCATCGTGGCCGCACTTTTCGGACTGACGTATTACATGGTGCGCAAGACGGCAATGGGGCTGTTCATCGAATCGATCGGCATCAATGCCTCCGCGAGCCGTTTTTCCGGCATCAACGTGAGCAAATACGTTTTCATGGTCTATGCCTTCTGCGGTTTCTGCGCCGGCGTGGCCGGTCTGATCATCTGTTCGAACGTAAGCTCGGCGGACGGCAACAATGCCGGACTCTTCATGGAACTTGACGCCATCCTGGCGGTGGCGCTGGGCGGCAATTCGACCAGCGGCGGACGGTTTACGCTGGTTGGCAGCCTAATCGGCGCACTGGTCATTCAAAGCATCACGACAAGCATTTACGCGCTCGGCGTTCCGCCGGAAATTACGCTGGTGGTCAAAGCGCTCGTCGTTATCGCGATCTGCCTGATGCAATCGGAAGAATTCAGAAAAACGCTGCAGCGCAAGGGGAGCACGAATAGGGGGAATCAATGTGGGAAAATTGAAGCTAAATTATAA
- a CDS encoding response regulator transcription factor, translating into MWKVLIADDEPKIRRGIKSLPDWSLLGLEVAAEAEDGEMALEAAREVRPDIILADICMPFMNGLQFIEAIKKELPEAQIIVITGHDEFSYAQQALKLQVMDYLLKPVGQEQLEEVLKAACEKLAAQRSVGQYLTLANQETQKNLTALRNTFFAEWAGGRVAEAELAGRMRFLKIMTPAAAGLVTVKAIDRHTCGRTQREWEKELVLFAVRNIMLDVLQAWQPSLFQGEKGVVSALVDIHSDQEWETLAEQLQGALERYGKQTVFVCRKRLATLNELPDAYHAALEEMKKAESYTPTVLLSKKYIEKHYRREGLSLQDVADAMQISPTYLSRLLKCEMGVSFIDYLIEVRMRKAMKLLCNPELKLYEIAAEVGYSNQHYFSTAFKKVAGLSPAEYRKRSNVK; encoded by the coding sequence GTGTGGAAAGTACTGATTGCGGACGATGAACCGAAGATACGTCGCGGCATCAAGAGTTTGCCGGACTGGTCGCTGCTCGGACTCGAAGTTGCGGCGGAGGCAGAGGACGGCGAGATGGCGCTCGAAGCGGCGCGTGAGGTGCGGCCCGATATCATCCTGGCTGATATCTGCATGCCGTTCATGAACGGGCTGCAGTTTATCGAGGCGATCAAGAAAGAGCTGCCGGAGGCGCAGATCATTGTCATCACCGGACACGACGAGTTCTCTTATGCACAGCAGGCTCTGAAACTGCAGGTGATGGACTATCTCTTGAAGCCTGTCGGCCAGGAGCAGCTGGAGGAAGTCTTGAAAGCGGCGTGCGAAAAGCTGGCGGCGCAGCGCAGCGTCGGGCAGTATCTCACGCTCGCGAACCAGGAGACGCAAAAGAACCTGACCGCGCTGCGCAACACTTTTTTTGCCGAATGGGCGGGCGGCCGCGTGGCAGAGGCGGAGCTGGCCGGGCGGATGCGGTTTTTAAAGATCATGACGCCTGCGGCAGCGGGACTGGTGACCGTCAAAGCGATCGACCGCCATACCTGCGGCCGGACGCAGCGGGAATGGGAGAAGGAACTGGTGCTGTTTGCGGTGCGCAACATCATGCTCGATGTGCTGCAGGCGTGGCAGCCCAGCCTGTTCCAAGGCGAGAAGGGCGTCGTGAGTGCGCTGGTCGACATTCATTCGGATCAGGAATGGGAAACGCTCGCGGAGCAGCTGCAGGGCGCACTCGAACGCTACGGCAAACAGACGGTGTTCGTCTGCCGCAAGCGGCTGGCGACGTTGAACGAGCTGCCGGATGCGTATCATGCTGCTCTGGAGGAGATGAAAAAAGCGGAAAGTTATACGCCGACGGTGCTGCTTTCGAAAAAATATATCGAAAAGCATTATCGACGTGAGGGACTTTCGCTGCAGGACGTGGCGGACGCGATGCAGATCAGTCCGACGTATCTGAGCCGTCTCTTAAAATGTGAAATGGGCGTGTCGTTCATCGATTATCTGATCGAGGTGCGGATGCGAAAGGCGATGAAACTGCTTTGCAATCCTGAACTGAAACTCTATGAGATCGCGGCGGAAGTCGGTTACAGCAATCAGCACTACTTCAGCACGGCGTTCAAGAAGGTCGCGGGGCTGTCGCCGGCGGAATACCGCAAAAGGAGCAATGTGAAGTGA
- a CDS encoding substrate-binding domain-containing protein: MKRNRLRRSLSLFLAACLFLLGGCSGLGEKKNAPDKVEFLIGVSQANLIEPWRIIMNEEIRQELSKHPEARLVFTDAAQSSAQQIRDVEQLMQQGIDLLIISPNDSKELTPIVAEAYKKLPVIVVDRAVEGYDYTLYIGPDNKGIGREAGKYTRELLGSGGGTVVELQGPLGVPSALERTVGFREVVEQHENIKIVSATCSNWQRDEAEDQMTTLLKKYPQVDIVFAHSDYMALGAYMAAKKLGQERIKIFGVDGFVDAQGKLPLIAEGILSGTISCPTGGREAAQYAMDILHREGGLPKKIITRSTKVTKATLEQYLQARSGLKKESENKKIVLGFSQVGAESDWRKANSQSIKSAAQADGIELLFAEGDQSQASQIKAIRSFIAQKVDVIAFSPVVEYGWGEVLREAKEAGIPVILSDRSIKPDDDLLYDSFIGSDFLEEGRRAARWLVDHTKDRPQVRILELEGTAGSGPAVDRKLGFAEIIASHDEYRILSSELGDFTKASGESLMKDALKRYGRSIDVVYAHNDDMALGAIQAISDYGLKPGQDIIIVSIDATAAAFRAMISGKLNCTVECTPLLGPQLMQAVKKQMAGRQIPVRIITSEGVFPAEVARQEINGRRY; this comes from the coding sequence GTGAAACGGAACCGACTGCGACGAAGCCTCAGCCTTTTCCTCGCCGCCTGCCTTTTTCTTCTGGGCGGCTGCTCCGGCCTTGGCGAAAAGAAGAACGCGCCCGATAAAGTCGAATTTTTGATCGGCGTTTCCCAGGCCAATCTCATCGAACCATGGCGAATCATCATGAACGAGGAGATCCGCCAGGAATTGAGCAAACATCCGGAGGCGCGACTGGTCTTCACCGACGCGGCGCAAAGCAGCGCACAGCAGATCCGCGACGTCGAACAGCTGATGCAGCAGGGCATCGATCTTCTGATCATCTCGCCAAACGACTCGAAGGAGCTGACGCCGATCGTCGCCGAAGCTTATAAAAAGCTTCCGGTCATCGTGGTAGACCGCGCGGTCGAAGGCTATGATTATACGCTCTACATCGGTCCCGACAACAAAGGAATCGGGCGCGAAGCCGGAAAATACACGCGCGAACTGTTGGGCAGCGGCGGCGGAACGGTCGTCGAGCTGCAGGGGCCGCTCGGCGTGCCGTCGGCGCTCGAACGTACGGTGGGCTTTCGCGAAGTGGTCGAACAGCACGAGAACATTAAAATCGTATCGGCCACCTGCAGCAACTGGCAGCGCGATGAAGCGGAGGACCAGATGACGACGCTGCTAAAAAAGTATCCGCAGGTGGATATCGTCTTTGCGCACAGCGATTATATGGCGCTCGGCGCATATATGGCGGCGAAAAAACTGGGGCAGGAGCGGATCAAGATCTTCGGCGTCGATGGCTTTGTCGACGCGCAGGGAAAACTGCCGCTGATCGCGGAAGGCATCTTAAGCGGCACGATTTCCTGTCCGACCGGCGGGCGGGAAGCCGCGCAATATGCGATGGACATTTTGCACCGCGAAGGCGGACTGCCGAAGAAGATCATCACGCGCAGTACAAAAGTGACCAAGGCGACGCTCGAACAGTACCTGCAGGCGCGCAGCGGCCTGAAGAAAGAGAGCGAGAACAAGAAGATCGTGCTCGGCTTTTCGCAGGTGGGCGCGGAAAGCGACTGGCGTAAAGCGAATTCGCAGTCGATCAAGTCGGCGGCGCAGGCGGACGGCATCGAACTGCTCTTTGCCGAAGGCGATCAGAGCCAGGCCAGTCAGATCAAAGCGATCCGCTCGTTCATCGCGCAGAAAGTGGATGTGATCGCCTTTTCTCCGGTCGTCGAATATGGCTGGGGTGAAGTGTTGCGCGAAGCGAAAGAGGCCGGAATTCCGGTCATCCTCAGCGACCGCTCGATCAAGCCGGACGATGATTTGTTATACGACAGTTTTATCGGCAGCGACTTTCTCGAAGAAGGGCGGCGCGCCGCCCGCTGGCTGGTGGACCATACGAAAGACCGACCGCAGGTGCGCATTCTCGAACTGGAAGGCACCGCGGGCTCGGGCCCGGCGGTCGATCGCAAGCTGGGCTTTGCGGAAATCATCGCCAGTCATGACGAATACCGAATCCTCTCTTCGGAACTCGGCGACTTCACCAAGGCCTCCGGCGAGAGTCTGATGAAAGACGCGCTGAAACGCTACGGCCGGTCGATCGACGTCGTATATGCGCACAATGACGACATGGCGCTCGGCGCGATACAGGCGATCTCGGATTACGGTTTGAAACCGGGACAGGACATCATCATCGTCTCGATTGATGCGACTGCGGCGGCTTTTCGTGCGATGATCAGCGGCAAGCTGAACTGCACGGTCGAGTGTACGCCGCTCTTGGGGCCGCAGCTGATGCAGGCGGTGAAAAAACAGATGGCCGGGCGGCAAATCCCCGTGCGGATCATCACGTCCGAAGGCGTCTTCCCGGCGGAGGTGGCCAGGCAGGAAATCAATGGACGCAGGTATTGA
- a CDS encoding sugar ABC transporter ATP-binding protein, translated as MDENQTLLTMKGICKSFPGVRALHKVDFELKAGEIHCLMGENGAGKSTLIKVLTGVESMDEGVVCLAGQSIRATSPHHAQVLGISTVYQEVNLCTNLSIAENIFIGRQPMKQGRIDWAAINLRSKALLDKLDLDLDVTQPLERYSVAIQQMVAIARALDISARVLILDEPTSSLDSKEVEKLFAVMRRLKAEGMGIIFVTHFMDQVYAVSDRITVLRNGELVGAYDTAALPRVQLIAKMIGKEFDGFETAQKQSEEALEEKAQTYLSAQRVGRQGCIAPFDLEVRKGEVLGIVGLLGSGRTEMARILFGIDPSDCGEITIKGQTVKLNTPAKAIAEGMGFCPENRKVEGVIGDLSVRENIILALQAKQGWKKNISRRQQEEIADRYIKLLSIKTAGPEQRIKNLSGGNQQKVILARWLLTQPELLILDEPTRGIDVGTKAEIQKLIMNLAQEGMSVIFISSELDESIRCSDRMVVLRDREKIAELCGGEIAEKTVMQTIAGMV; from the coding sequence ATGGATGAGAATCAAACCTTATTAACGATGAAGGGAATCTGCAAATCGTTTCCCGGCGTCAGGGCGCTGCACAAGGTCGATTTCGAACTGAAAGCCGGAGAAATCCATTGCCTGATGGGCGAGAACGGCGCGGGGAAATCGACGCTGATCAAAGTGTTGACCGGTGTGGAAAGCATGGACGAAGGAGTCGTCTGTCTGGCCGGACAATCCATTCGCGCGACGTCGCCTCATCATGCGCAGGTCTTGGGAATCAGCACGGTGTACCAGGAGGTCAACCTTTGCACCAACTTGTCCATCGCGGAAAACATATTCATCGGCCGTCAGCCGATGAAACAGGGACGCATCGACTGGGCGGCGATCAATCTGCGCTCCAAGGCGCTGCTCGATAAACTGGATTTGGATCTTGACGTGACCCAGCCGCTGGAGCGGTATTCGGTCGCGATCCAGCAGATGGTCGCAATCGCCAGAGCGCTGGATATCTCGGCGCGCGTATTGATCTTGGACGAACCGACTTCAAGTCTCGACAGCAAGGAAGTGGAGAAGCTGTTCGCCGTTATGCGGCGCTTGAAGGCGGAAGGTATGGGCATCATCTTTGTCACGCATTTCATGGATCAGGTCTATGCGGTTTCGGATCGCATCACGGTACTGCGCAATGGCGAACTGGTCGGCGCGTACGACACCGCGGCGCTGCCGCGCGTGCAGTTGATTGCCAAGATGATCGGCAAGGAGTTCGACGGCTTCGAGACGGCGCAAAAGCAGTCGGAAGAGGCGCTCGAGGAGAAGGCGCAAACGTATCTGTCTGCGCAAAGAGTCGGGCGACAGGGGTGCATCGCGCCGTTCGATCTGGAGGTTCGCAAGGGAGAAGTCTTAGGCATCGTCGGTCTGCTCGGTTCGGGACGGACGGAAATGGCTAGAATCCTGTTCGGCATCGATCCGTCGGATTGCGGCGAGATAACGATCAAAGGCCAGACGGTCAAACTGAATACGCCCGCGAAAGCGATTGCGGAGGGCATGGGCTTTTGTCCGGAAAATCGCAAGGTCGAAGGCGTTATCGGCGACTTGTCCGTAAGAGAGAATATAATCCTGGCGCTGCAGGCCAAGCAGGGCTGGAAAAAGAATATATCGCGCAGGCAGCAGGAAGAAATCGCAGATCGCTATATCAAGCTGCTGAGCATCAAGACTGCGGGGCCGGAACAGCGCATCAAGAACTTAAGCGGCGGCAACCAGCAAAAGGTGATCCTGGCGCGCTGGCTGCTGACGCAGCCGGAACTGCTGATCCTCGATGAACCGACGCGGGGCATCGATGTCGGAACCAAAGCGGAAATCCAGAAGCTGATCATGAACCTGGCGCAGGAAGGGATGTCGGTCATCTTCATCTCTTCGGAATTGGACGAATCGATTCGCTGCTCCGATCGCATGGTCGTCCTGCGCGACAGAGAAAAGATTGCGGAACTGTGCGGCGGGGAAATCGCGGAAAAAACGGTAATGCAGACAATAGCGGGGATGGTGTGA